Genomic segment of Iocasia fonsfrigidae:
AGGAGGCAGGGGGTTGGCCTTTATCCCGTGACTATTATCATAAAATGCTCAATAGACTACAGGAAGAAGGGGCTGCTGTCATCGGCCTTGATGTTATTCTATCGGCCAGGTTTAATAAAGGAGATGAAGAACTGGCCGGGCTGTTTGCTGATTATAATAATATAGTCTTACCTAGTGTACTGGAGTTTAAGATAACAAGAGGGTTGAGCGAAGAGATTGAGGTCATAGATATTGAAAAGCCACCTGCCCTATTTAATGCTCAGGTTGAGACCGGGCATATTAATTTTATCCCTGATAGAGATGGGATTATCAGGTCATTATATCCATTAATAGAGGCAGAGGAAGGCAGTTATCCAGCCTTTACTGTCAGAATGGCTGAGTTAGCAGGTGTGGATCTGAGTGCATTATCTAAGCAGAGCAGAATTTACCCAAACTTCATAGGTTCCGGTCATCAGATTTTTCCAGAGATTTCAATGACTGACCTTTTACATGGGAATTATCAGGAGGACTATTTTACTGATAAATTTGTTTTAATTGGTACCCATCTTGCTGGTCTTGGGGACCTCTATATGACTCCTTTTTCAGCATATGGCTATCTCTATGGTGTAGAGATACACGGACAGGTTTTACATAGTCTTTTACAAAAAAACTATTTAAGTTTTATGCCAGTTCAGGGCAATTTTTTTATTCTTGTTTTTCTGATATTAATATCATTAACAACTTTTTTTAGAAAGAAACCGGCTGAGTCCAGATTTTATTTCTTTATATTCATAGGGGTTTATCTCATTACTGCTCTCTATTTATTTTACCAGCATTACTTTTATATTAATATATTAATACCGTTATTACTGATAAGTCTAGTATATGCTGGGAGTTTTCTATACTGGTATTTATTTAGTGAACGTTATGGTAAAGAGCTTGTTAAGCTTTTCAGTAGATACCTATCACCTGCTGTTCTGCAGGAGATACAGCAGAACCCTGAAAAGGTTAAACTGGGTGGGGTAAAGGCAAATGTTACAGTGTTATTTATTGATATCCGTAAATTTACTGCCTATACTGAGGGTAGGGGTTCAGTTGAAGTCGTAGACGAGCTTAATGACTTTTTTTCCGAAGTATGTGATGTTATTTTCCAATATCAGGGGACCCTTGATAAATATCTGGGTGATGGTTTAATGGCCTTTTTTGGTTCACCTTTAGCTGTTCCAGAACACAGTACAGCGGCTGTCAGGGCTGCTAGAGAAATTATGAACCTGTCATTTTCCTTTAAACTGGGGATAGGGATCAATACCGGGTCGGTTATAGCAGGTAATATAGGTTCAAGTAAAAGAATGGATTATACCATCATAGGTGATGCGGTTAACCTGGCGGCCCGTTTTGTTGATATTGCAGCAGCAGGAGAAATAATAATTGGCCAGAATAGTTTCCGAATCCTAAACAGTCAGGAAAAGGAAGGGTTTATAAGAAACGAGATGGAGATCAGGGGATTAAAGGAAAAAGTAATTATCTATAAACTGCTTAATGGGGGGCATAAGCAATGAAGAAAATAATACTAATAATATCTTGTATACTTATTCTTGGAGGAATAATATCTGTTAAGGCAGGGGAGGATTCTGTTGTTATCACACAGCTTTCAGGAAGGGTAGAAAAAAAGATTGTCAGGAAACTCTTATTTTTCAAGATAAACGGTTGGAGGCAATTAGAGAAGGGAGAACAATTAGAGACTGGTGAGCAGATCAGAGTAGGAAAAAATGCTGAATTAGAATTGTATTTTGATAATCAAACCTTTGTTAAGATTGACCGGAACAGCAGGATTATAATCGGTGACAATAAACTAACTGAATATGGGAAGGCATCTTCAATAAAACTTGAAATTGGCCGGGTCTGGGTCAGAGTAAAAGAAGCCTGGAAGGGGTTAACTAAATTCGAGGTCAATACCCCATCAGCTGTTGCCGGGGTTAGAGGTACTTTGTTTTCGGTGGCCTATATTGATGGAAAAACAAGCTTATTGGTTAGAGAAGGTAGTGTTGAGTTAAGTACTGGAGAGAAAAAGAACAGTAAAATTGTTGAAAAAGGGGAAATAGGAGAGGTTAGTAAAAACAAAATTACGGTTAAGAAAACGAAGAAAGAAGATTCTATAGAATGGAGCAAAGCAGGTATTGATAAGTGGATAAATGATACTGCTAAACAGGCCCCCCCTGGTTTAGTAAATAAAGCCAAAGGCAAAGAGAAAGATAATCCTTCTTTAAATAATAATTCTAATAACAGTTCTAATAATAATCCCAGTAATAATTCTAAAAATAAATCTAATAACTCAAGTAACAGTTCAAAAAATAAATCTAATAGCTCTAACAATAGTTCTAACAATAACTCCAGTAATAGTTCCAGCAATGCTAATAAAAACAAGCCATCAAGTAAGGGTAAGCCTAATTAATTTTGGAAGCAGATGAAATCATTGTAATTTGTCTTATTAATAAACAAATTTTATGAGGGGTTGATTATGAAAGAACTTAAAGAAATTCCTCTTTTTTCAGGACTTACTGAAAAACAGTTA
This window contains:
- a CDS encoding CHASE2 domain-containing protein, whose translation is MTVLFKRVFVIVLSLIALCLFYFTPLSYIENKVYDCLMILRQVFFPDNVEKIIIIIIDDHSVQEAGGWPLSRDYYHKMLNRLQEEGAAVIGLDVILSARFNKGDEELAGLFADYNNIVLPSVLEFKITRGLSEEIEVIDIEKPPALFNAQVETGHINFIPDRDGIIRSLYPLIEAEEGSYPAFTVRMAELAGVDLSALSKQSRIYPNFIGSGHQIFPEISMTDLLHGNYQEDYFTDKFVLIGTHLAGLGDLYMTPFSAYGYLYGVEIHGQVLHSLLQKNYLSFMPVQGNFFILVFLILISLTTFFRKKPAESRFYFFIFIGVYLITALYLFYQHYFYINILIPLLLISLVYAGSFLYWYLFSERYGKELVKLFSRYLSPAVLQEIQQNPEKVKLGGVKANVTVLFIDIRKFTAYTEGRGSVEVVDELNDFFSEVCDVIFQYQGTLDKYLGDGLMAFFGSPLAVPEHSTAAVRAAREIMNLSFSFKLGIGINTGSVIAGNIGSSKRMDYTIIGDAVNLAARFVDIAAAGEIIIGQNSFRILNSQEKEGFIRNEMEIRGLKEKVIIYKLLNGGHKQ
- a CDS encoding FecR family protein — translated: MKKIILIISCILILGGIISVKAGEDSVVITQLSGRVEKKIVRKLLFFKINGWRQLEKGEQLETGEQIRVGKNAELELYFDNQTFVKIDRNSRIIIGDNKLTEYGKASSIKLEIGRVWVRVKEAWKGLTKFEVNTPSAVAGVRGTLFSVAYIDGKTSLLVREGSVELSTGEKKNSKIVEKGEIGEVSKNKITVKKTKKEDSIEWSKAGIDKWINDTAKQAPPGLVNKAKGKEKDNPSLNNNSNNSSNNNPSNNSKNKSNNSSNSSKNKSNSSNNSSNNNSSNSSSNANKNKPSSKGKPN